Proteins encoded by one window of Streptomyces clavuligerus:
- a CDS encoding SanA/YdcF family protein translates to MTQTGTPSRPLPRLRLPRTRRGKRWLVRGAMFVCVLALLPATWTHRVADRHVHAAEDVPAQDVALVFGAGLWQGRPTPYLAHRLDTAADLYRRGKVKVILVTGDNSREEYDEPDAMRTYLVGRGVPERRIVSDHAGFDSWDSCVRAKEIFGVDRAVLVSQGFHIRRAVALCRTAGIESYGVGVAEPFDSHRIHGAVRELGAAGKAALDAALRPDPRFLGERERGVREALADARG, encoded by the coding sequence ATGACGCAAACCGGTACCCCTTCTCGTCCGCTCCCCCGGCTCAGGCTGCCCCGCACCCGGCGGGGCAAGCGGTGGCTGGTGCGGGGGGCGATGTTCGTCTGCGTGCTCGCCCTGCTCCCCGCGACCTGGACCCACCGGGTGGCCGACCGCCATGTCCACGCGGCGGAGGACGTGCCCGCGCAGGACGTGGCCCTGGTCTTCGGCGCGGGGCTGTGGCAGGGCAGACCCACGCCGTATCTCGCCCACCGGCTGGACACGGCGGCGGATCTGTACCGCCGGGGCAAGGTCAAGGTCATCCTGGTCACCGGGGACAACAGCCGCGAGGAGTACGACGAGCCCGACGCGATGCGGACCTATCTGGTCGGGCGCGGGGTGCCGGAGCGGCGGATCGTCAGCGACCACGCGGGCTTCGACAGCTGGGACTCGTGTGTCCGGGCGAAGGAGATCTTCGGTGTGGACCGGGCCGTCCTGGTGAGCCAGGGGTTCCATATCCGGCGGGCCGTCGCGCTGTGCCGGACGGCGGGGATCGAGTCGTACGGGGTCGGGGTCGCGGAGCCGTTCGACTCGCACCGTATCCACGGCGCGGTGCGCGAGCTGGGGGCGGCGGGCAAGGCCGCGCTGGACGCGGCGCTCCGGCCGGACCCCCGGTTCCTCGGGGAGCGGGAGCGGGGGGTGCGGGAGGCGCTGGCCGACGCGCGCGGCTGA
- a CDS encoding NADPH-dependent FMN reductase, producing MDLSTRENPQPGTDAPRTALRLAVILASNRKGRFAPVIGDWFLEHAHAHDDFAVELIDLGDADLPTGLSPDPGPAAGATLERISPRLAAADAFVVVTPEYNHSFPASLKALVDWHFTEWRAKPVGFVSYGGMSSGLRAVEQLRQVFAEMHAVTIRDTVAFHNAHTQFDERGRHRDPTGCDGAALGMLDQLAWWGHALRDAKQARPYSG from the coding sequence ATGGACCTCAGTACGCGGGAGAACCCGCAGCCCGGCACGGACGCCCCTCGGACCGCTCTCCGCCTCGCGGTGATCCTCGCCAGCAATCGGAAGGGGCGCTTCGCGCCCGTCATCGGGGACTGGTTCCTCGAACACGCGCACGCCCATGACGACTTCGCCGTGGAGCTGATCGACCTCGGCGACGCCGATCTGCCCACCGGACTCAGCCCCGATCCGGGGCCCGCCGCCGGGGCGACGCTGGAGCGGATCTCGCCCCGGCTCGCCGCCGCCGACGCGTTCGTCGTCGTCACGCCCGAGTACAACCACTCCTTCCCCGCCTCCCTCAAGGCCCTCGTCGACTGGCACTTCACCGAGTGGCGCGCCAAGCCGGTCGGCTTTGTGTCGTACGGGGGAATGTCCAGCGGGCTGCGGGCCGTCGAGCAGCTCCGGCAGGTCTTCGCCGAGATGCACGCGGTGACCATCCGGGACACGGTCGCGTTCCACAACGCCCACACCCAGTTCGACGAGCGGGGGCGGCACCGGGACCCCACGGGCTGCGACGGGGCGGCCCTGGGCATGCTCGACCAGCTCGCCTGGTGGGGGCACGCGCTGCGGGACGCGAAACAGGCGCGGCCGTACAGCGGGTGA
- a CDS encoding TIGR03086 family metal-binding protein, which produces MGINDTGGTRDATALLARHAEALALFGDRVHAVRADQWDEATPCTEWSVRDLVNHLTAEQLWVPDLVTEGSTVTEVGGVHDGDVLGTRPKTSWDSAARAARKAFAAPGALERTVWLSYGQTPAVAYCAQMITDAVVHAWDLSRAIGADERLPEALVAFALEEVTPYAAGLSDSGLFAPPIEPPPGDGHQTRLLALLGRRA; this is translated from the coding sequence ATGGGAATCAACGACACGGGCGGCACCCGGGACGCCACGGCCCTGCTGGCCCGGCACGCCGAGGCACTCGCGCTCTTCGGCGACCGGGTGCACGCCGTACGGGCCGATCAGTGGGACGAGGCGACGCCCTGTACGGAGTGGTCGGTGCGGGATCTCGTCAACCATCTGACCGCCGAGCAGCTCTGGGTGCCGGACCTGGTGACGGAGGGGTCCACGGTCACGGAGGTGGGCGGCGTCCACGACGGCGATGTGCTCGGTACCCGTCCGAAGACCTCGTGGGACTCGGCCGCCCGCGCGGCCCGCAAGGCGTTCGCGGCGCCGGGGGCGCTGGAGCGGACGGTGTGGCTGTCGTACGGGCAGACCCCGGCGGTGGCGTACTGCGCGCAGATGATCACGGACGCCGTGGTGCACGCGTGGGATCTCTCCCGGGCGATCGGGGCGGACGAGCGGCTGCCGGAGGCGCTGGTGGCGTTCGCCCTGGAGGAGGTCACCCCGTACGCGGCCGGGCTGTCGGACTCGGGGCTCTTCGCCCCGCCGATCGAGCCGCCGCCGGGGGACGGGCACCAGACCCGGCTGCTGGCGCTGCTGGGCCGCCGGGCCTGA
- a CDS encoding class F sortase, with protein MNDKAMGWCLVIAVCTGGWLVQNGARDITPPVPSADQSFASGPLGSAAAAADPLPPSAPQRLRIPYIDVDTPLMGLGLARDGSLEVPPAAERNLAGWYRGGPAPGASGTAVVAGHVDNARGPAVFYGLGALHKGNRIEISRRDGRTAVFTIDAIEVYEAEEFPDDRVYGSRGRAELRVITCGGGFSRKGGYRGNVVAYAHLTGVR; from the coding sequence ATGAACGACAAGGCCATGGGCTGGTGTCTCGTCATCGCCGTCTGCACGGGCGGGTGGCTGGTGCAGAACGGCGCACGGGACATCACCCCGCCGGTCCCGTCCGCCGACCAGTCCTTCGCCTCGGGCCCCCTCGGCTCCGCAGCGGCCGCCGCCGACCCGCTCCCCCCGTCCGCGCCGCAGCGGCTGCGCATCCCCTACATCGACGTCGACACCCCCCTCATGGGCCTGGGGCTCGCCCGGGACGGCAGTCTGGAGGTGCCGCCCGCCGCCGAGCGCAATCTCGCGGGCTGGTACCGGGGCGGCCCCGCGCCGGGGGCGTCCGGCACCGCCGTCGTCGCCGGACATGTGGACAACGCCCGGGGCCCCGCCGTCTTCTACGGCCTCGGCGCCCTGCACAAGGGCAACCGGATCGAGATCTCCCGCCGCGACGGCCGCACCGCCGTGTTCACGATCGACGCGATCGAGGTGTACGAGGCGGAGGAGTTCCCGGACGACCGGGTGTACGGGTCCCGGGGCCGGGCCGAGCTACGGGTGATCACCTGCGGCGGGGGGTTCAGCCGGAAGGGCGGCTACCGGGGGAACGTAGTCGCCTACGCCCATCTCACCGGCGTGCGGTGA
- a CDS encoding deoxyguanosinetriphosphate triphosphohydrolase: protein MAGTTGTTHHPDQPRRTDTRHGTPGPGTGAEGGHGASGPYDGAATARFAPEPDKRPGRTAFQRDRARVLHSSALRRLAGKTQVVTPGTRHPAWDASPRTRLTHSLECAQVGRELGAALGCDPDLVEAACLSHDMGHPPFGHNGESVLNEIAKDIGGFEGNAQSLRLLTRIEPKRFVHTPGGDVVSVGLNLTRAALDAATKYPWPRGGRPTDPGSAKFGVYEDDLPVFAWVREGAPEGRTCFEAQVMDWSDDVAYSVHDLEDALHAGHVDPRALLSAAERKAVLEVAISRYTPADTDPEELSAALERLLAQEWWPHEYDGSALAQARLKDATSQLIGRFCLAAEEATRLAHGTGRLTRYGAELVVPAETRLECAVLKAVADRYVMRRADQEAIRAEQRVLLTELADALAARAPEGLEPQFHALFTAADDDRERGRVIVDQLASLTDAAARALHARLTARP from the coding sequence ATGGCAGGCACCACCGGTACCACCCACCACCCCGACCAGCCCCGCCGCACCGACACGCGCCACGGCACCCCCGGCCCCGGCACCGGGGCCGAAGGCGGCCACGGCGCCTCCGGCCCCTACGACGGGGCCGCCACCGCCCGCTTCGCCCCCGAGCCCGACAAACGGCCCGGCCGGACCGCCTTCCAGCGGGACCGGGCCCGGGTCCTCCACTCCTCCGCGCTGCGCCGCCTCGCGGGCAAGACCCAGGTCGTCACCCCCGGCACCCGCCACCCCGCCTGGGACGCCAGCCCCCGCACCCGGCTCACCCACTCCCTCGAATGCGCCCAGGTCGGCCGGGAGCTGGGCGCCGCCCTCGGCTGCGACCCGGACCTCGTCGAGGCCGCCTGTCTCTCCCACGACATGGGCCACCCCCCGTTCGGCCACAACGGCGAGAGCGTGCTCAACGAGATCGCGAAGGACATCGGGGGCTTCGAGGGCAACGCCCAGTCCCTGCGGCTGCTCACCCGGATCGAGCCCAAGCGCTTCGTCCACACCCCCGGAGGGGACGTGGTCAGCGTCGGCCTCAACCTCACCCGCGCTGCCCTTGACGCCGCCACCAAGTACCCCTGGCCGCGCGGCGGCCGGCCCACCGACCCCGGCTCGGCCAAATTCGGGGTGTACGAGGACGACCTGCCGGTCTTCGCCTGGGTCCGCGAAGGCGCCCCCGAGGGCCGCACCTGCTTCGAGGCCCAGGTCATGGACTGGTCCGACGATGTCGCCTACTCCGTCCACGATCTGGAGGATGCCCTCCACGCCGGACATGTCGACCCCCGCGCGCTGCTCTCCGCGGCGGAGCGGAAGGCGGTCCTGGAGGTCGCGATCAGCCGCTACACCCCGGCGGACACCGACCCCGAGGAGCTGTCCGCCGCCCTGGAGAGGCTGCTCGCCCAGGAGTGGTGGCCGCACGAGTACGACGGATCGGCCCTCGCCCAGGCCCGGCTGAAGGACGCCACCAGCCAGCTCATCGGACGGTTCTGTCTCGCCGCCGAGGAGGCCACCCGGCTGGCCCACGGCACCGGACGGCTCACCCGGTACGGCGCCGAGCTGGTCGTCCCCGCGGAGACCCGGCTGGAGTGCGCCGTCCTCAAGGCGGTCGCCGACCGCTATGTGATGCGCCGCGCCGACCAGGAGGCGATCCGCGCCGAGCAGCGCGTCCTCCTCACCGAGCTGGCCGACGCGCTCGCCGCCCGCGCGCCCGAGGGCCTGGAGCCCCAGTTCCACGCCCTGTTCACGGCGGCGGACGACGACCGCGAGCGGGGCAGGGTGATCGTGGACCAGCTCGCCTCCCTCACGGACGCCGCCGCCCGCGCGCTGCACGCCCGGCTCACCGCGCGGCCCTGA
- a CDS encoding sulfite exporter TauE/SafE family protein, with protein MPDISLTTLFLLVLAAAAAGWIDAVVGGGGLLLLPALLLGLPQAPAAHVLGTNKAVAIVGTTGAAVTFLRKARVDVRTAARIGLAALAGSTAGAFFAAGISSEVLRPVIMAVLLGVAAFVLLRPGFGAVPQERRRAVTRARTVFAIVVVGGGIGFYDGLFGPGTGTFLVLALTAVLHLDLVTASATAKIVNVCTNAGALAMFAFQGSVLWQLAAVLAVFNLLGATVGARMALKRGSGFVRGVLLTVVLALVARLAFDQWAS; from the coding sequence GTGCCCGACATATCGCTGACCACGCTGTTTCTGCTCGTACTCGCCGCCGCGGCGGCAGGCTGGATCGACGCGGTCGTGGGAGGCGGCGGGCTGCTCCTCCTCCCCGCGCTGCTCCTCGGCCTCCCGCAGGCACCGGCCGCCCATGTCCTCGGCACCAACAAGGCGGTGGCCATCGTGGGAACGACGGGCGCCGCCGTGACCTTTCTGCGGAAGGCCCGCGTCGACGTCCGCACGGCGGCACGGATCGGGCTGGCCGCGCTCGCCGGGTCGACGGCCGGGGCGTTCTTCGCGGCGGGCATCAGCAGCGAGGTACTCCGGCCGGTGATCATGGCGGTACTGCTGGGCGTAGCGGCCTTTGTGCTGCTGCGCCCCGGTTTCGGTGCGGTGCCGCAGGAGCGGCGGCGTGCCGTGACCCGGGCCCGGACGGTGTTCGCCATCGTCGTGGTGGGCGGTGGCATCGGCTTCTACGACGGCCTCTTCGGGCCGGGCACCGGCACCTTCCTGGTGCTGGCGCTCACCGCCGTCCTCCACCTCGACCTGGTGACGGCCTCGGCCACCGCGAAGATCGTCAATGTCTGCACCAACGCCGGGGCGCTGGCGATGTTCGCCTTCCAGGGCTCGGTGCTCTGGCAGCTCGCCGCCGTGCTCGCGGTGTTCAACCTGCTGGGCGCGACGGTCGGGGCGCGGATGGCGCTGAAGCGGGGGAGCGGGTTCGTCCGGGGGGTGCTGCTGACGGTGGTCCTGGCGCTGGTGGCGAGGCTGGCGTTCGACCAGTGGGCGTCGTGA
- a CDS encoding putative protein N(5)-glutamine methyltransferase, with protein sequence MSFPPVFSPVSTPCAPAPSRDGIVAVLRAAGCVFAEDEAALLLAGAPSPAGLTELVARRGSGEPLEHVLGWAAFRGGRFAVDPGVFVPRPRSAFLVERALALAPGAGAVVVDLCCGSGALGAALTAELGGAELHAADIDPAAVRCARRNVRALGGTVYEGDLCAPLPDRLRGRVDVLLANVPYVPTGEIALLPAEARVHEAAIALDGGTDGLDVLRRVAAEAGRWLAPGGSLLFETGERQSARAARIVRRAGLAARVARSEEWSATVVTGTVVSGRGPLAGRGAGRGERPADGPHGRGGPGREPRSMDAAPAAP encoded by the coding sequence ATGTCGTTCCCTCCCGTCTTCTCCCCTGTCTCCACCCCTTGTGCGCCAGCCCCCTCCCGCGACGGGATCGTCGCCGTGCTCCGCGCGGCGGGCTGCGTCTTCGCCGAGGACGAGGCCGCGCTGCTGCTCGCCGGGGCGCCGTCCCCCGCCGGTCTGACCGAGCTGGTCGCCCGGCGGGGCTCCGGCGAACCCCTGGAACACGTCCTCGGCTGGGCCGCCTTCCGGGGCGGACGGTTCGCGGTGGACCCCGGCGTCTTCGTCCCCCGTCCGCGCAGCGCCTTCCTCGTCGAACGGGCGCTGGCGCTGGCCCCCGGGGCGGGCGCCGTCGTCGTCGATCTGTGCTGCGGCTCCGGAGCGCTGGGCGCGGCGCTGACGGCGGAGCTGGGCGGCGCCGAACTGCACGCCGCGGACATCGACCCGGCGGCCGTGCGCTGCGCCCGCCGCAATGTCCGCGCCCTGGGCGGAACGGTGTACGAGGGCGACCTCTGCGCACCGCTCCCGGACCGGCTGCGCGGCCGGGTCGACGTCCTGCTGGCCAATGTGCCCTATGTCCCCACCGGGGAGATCGCCCTGCTGCCGGCCGAGGCCCGCGTCCACGAGGCGGCCATCGCCCTCGACGGCGGAACGGACGGCCTCGACGTCCTGCGCCGGGTGGCGGCGGAGGCGGGCCGCTGGCTCGCCCCCGGAGGCTCCCTGCTCTTCGAGACGGGGGAACGGCAGTCGGCGCGGGCGGCACGGATCGTCCGGCGGGCCGGGCTGGCGGCGCGGGTGGCCCGTTCCGAGGAGTGGTCCGCGACGGTGGTGACCGGGACGGTGGTGAGCGGGCGCGGCCCACTGGCGGGACGCGGGGCCGGGCGGGGTGAGCGGCCAGCTGACGGGCCGCACGGCCGCGGGGGACCGGGCCGGGAACCAAGATCGATGGACGCAGCGCCCGCCGCTCCTTAG
- a CDS encoding APC family permease — translation MTTLSTPPGAPGTPGARGGGRRGAQGLPRSRPLRAEGASPSRSGPPDRAPVPPVPPGERHRLTSLQGLAALSLDAMASVAYGPEAIVLVLAAAGGAGLGWTLPVTLAIAVLLAVLVASYRQVIAAFPGGGGAYAVARTHLGRRTGLVAAASLVLDYVLNVAVSVTAGVAALTSAFPSLYDDRLWLCLGVLLLVTGVNLRGIVDSAKAFILPTAVFVGSILTLVAVGLLRDGPVSTETAAGHAAVLGGDATTVGALLLLKAFASGCSALTGVEAVANAVPSFRAPAVRRAQRTEVALGALLGVMLIGLSILIARFQIQPVAGVTVLAQLADASLGHNWGFYVVQFATVVLLALAANTSFGALPVLMSLLARDNFLPHVFRLKADREVHRHGVLALAAVALLLLLFSGGDTNTLVPLFAIGVFVGFTVCQAGMVIHWRTHRTPGWRPRALLNGLGALLTGVSAVVVTATKFTEGAWLVVVALPALVLLFERVHRAYGRIDERIALGRVPKAPRRDRSLVIVPVSHLSRLTSEALNAAVSLGDEVRAVTVTHQQDQEDREASQALRRDWERWNPGVELVELHSEHRTIGRPVSEYVRRIYKYHPNTRVTVLIPEVEPERLWQRLLQNQRGAVLAHAVRRDTEAVICRLRFRLGVGDGAGSGAGNGAGNGPGGGSGAGAARRDRRS, via the coding sequence ATGACGACTCTCTCCACGCCTCCCGGAGCGCCCGGCACCCCGGGGGCCCGGGGCGGCGGCCGTCGGGGCGCCCAGGGACTTCCGCGGAGCCGCCCGCTCCGGGCCGAGGGCGCGTCCCCGTCCCGGAGCGGGCCCCCGGACCGGGCCCCGGTCCCGCCGGTCCCCCCGGGCGAGCGGCACCGGCTCACCTCGTTGCAGGGGCTCGCGGCCCTGTCCCTGGACGCGATGGCGTCGGTCGCGTACGGCCCGGAGGCGATCGTCCTCGTCCTGGCCGCGGCGGGCGGCGCCGGGCTCGGCTGGACCCTGCCGGTGACGCTCGCCATCGCGGTGCTGCTGGCCGTCCTGGTGGCCTCGTACCGTCAGGTCATCGCCGCCTTCCCGGGCGGCGGCGGCGCGTACGCGGTCGCCCGGACCCATCTGGGGCGGCGCACCGGGCTGGTGGCCGCAGCCTCCCTGGTCCTGGACTATGTCCTGAACGTGGCGGTCTCCGTGACGGCGGGCGTCGCCGCGCTCACCTCCGCCTTCCCCTCCCTCTACGACGACCGGCTGTGGCTGTGCCTCGGGGTGCTGCTGCTGGTGACCGGGGTGAACCTGCGGGGGATCGTCGACTCGGCGAAGGCGTTCATCCTGCCCACGGCGGTCTTCGTGGGGTCGATCCTCACCCTCGTCGCCGTCGGTCTCCTCCGGGACGGGCCGGTGTCCACCGAGACGGCGGCGGGCCACGCCGCCGTCCTCGGGGGCGACGCCACCACCGTCGGCGCGCTGCTGCTGCTCAAGGCGTTCGCCTCCGGCTGCTCCGCGCTGACCGGGGTGGAGGCGGTCGCCAACGCCGTCCCGTCGTTCCGCGCCCCGGCCGTCCGGCGGGCCCAGCGGACGGAGGTCGCGCTCGGCGCGCTGCTCGGAGTGATGCTGATCGGTCTGTCGATCCTGATCGCGCGCTTCCAGATCCAGCCGGTGGCGGGTGTCACGGTTCTGGCCCAGCTCGCGGACGCCTCACTCGGCCACAACTGGGGCTTCTATGTGGTGCAGTTCGCCACGGTCGTGCTGCTGGCGCTCGCCGCGAACACCTCCTTCGGCGCGCTGCCGGTGCTGATGTCGCTGCTGGCCCGGGACAACTTCCTGCCGCATGTCTTCCGGCTGAAGGCCGACCGCGAGGTGCACCGGCACGGAGTGCTCGCCCTGGCGGCCGTCGCCCTGCTGCTCCTCCTCTTCTCCGGCGGCGACACCAACACCCTGGTGCCGCTCTTCGCGATCGGCGTCTTCGTCGGCTTCACCGTCTGCCAGGCGGGCATGGTGATCCACTGGCGCACCCACCGCACCCCGGGGTGGCGGCCCCGGGCGCTGCTCAACGGGCTGGGCGCGCTGCTGACGGGGGTCAGCGCGGTGGTCGTCACCGCGACCAAGTTCACCGAGGGCGCCTGGCTGGTCGTGGTGGCGCTGCCCGCGCTCGTCCTGCTCTTCGAACGGGTGCACCGGGCGTACGGGCGGATCGACGAGCGGATCGCGCTGGGCCGGGTGCCGAAGGCCCCGCGCCGGGACCGCTCGCTGGTGATCGTGCCCGTGTCGCATCTGTCCCGGCTGACGAGCGAGGCGCTGAACGCCGCCGTCTCGCTGGGGGACGAGGTGCGCGCGGTGACCGTCACCCATCAGCAGGACCAGGAGGACCGGGAGGCGTCGCAGGCGCTGCGCCGGGACTGGGAGCGGTGGAACCCGGGGGTGGAGCTGGTGGAGCTGCACTCGGAGCACCGGACGATAGGGCGCCCGGTGTCGGAGTACGTCCGGCGGATCTACAAGTACCACCCGAACACCCGGGTGACGGTGCTGATACCGGAGGTGGAGCCGGAGCGGCTGTGGCAGCGGCTGCTCCAGAACCAGCGCGGCGCGGTGCTGGCGCACGCGGTGCGGCGGGACACGGAGGCGGTGATCTGCCGGCTGCGCTTCCGGCTGGGCGTCGGCGACGGAGCGGGGAGCGGAGCCGGGAACGGAGCGGGGAACGGCCCCGGAGGCGGTTCCGGGGCCGGGGCCGCCCGCCGGGACCGCCGCTCCTGA
- a CDS encoding gamma-glutamylcyclotransferase family protein yields MSGPQDGISELPFFVYGTLRPGEANHTRHLRGRTAAEEPAHWPGGLLYDGPGWPWALEPGPGGHASVSAGVTGTLVTAAPGRYRRLLADLDELEEYFGPGHPRNLYERTVREVTRADGTPVAAWVYLTAAGPAAGLRANGVPIPGGDWLTRHPR; encoded by the coding sequence GTGAGCGGGCCGCAGGACGGCATATCCGAGCTGCCCTTCTTCGTCTACGGCACGCTGCGGCCCGGGGAGGCGAACCACACCCGCCACCTCCGTGGCCGCACCGCCGCCGAGGAACCGGCGCACTGGCCGGGCGGGCTGCTGTACGACGGACCCGGCTGGCCCTGGGCCCTGGAGCCGGGGCCCGGCGGGCACGCGTCCGTGTCCGCCGGTGTCACCGGCACGCTGGTGACCGCCGCTCCCGGGCGGTACCGGCGGCTCCTCGCCGACCTCGACGAGCTGGAGGAGTACTTCGGCCCCGGCCACCCCCGCAATCTGTACGAGCGGACCGTCCGCGAGGTGACCCGCGCGGACGGCACCCCGGTGGCCGCCTGGGTGTATCTCACCGCCGCGGGACCCGCCGCCGGGCTCCGCGCGAACGGCGTCCCGATACCCGGCGGCGACTGGCTCACCCGCCACCCGCGCTGA
- a CDS encoding oxidoreductase, whose amino-acid sequence MADRRGSDMGDQRGRTAVVTGANSGIGLITARELARGGARVVLACRSPERGREAAARIRAALPGADAEFRRLDLADLASVRAFADGLPGERLDLLVDNAGVMALPRGRTTDGFETQMGVNHLGHFALTGLLLPRLLGTPGARVVTVSSLLHGLARPDPADLNSERRYGRWTAYGRSKAANLLFTHELARRLAAAGSGLVAASAHPGYADTGLQTTAPRMEGRRFATGLARLVNAAVAQSASAGALPVLHAATAPGVRPDSFTGPSLLGWRGTPAPSWRAAWTLDDAAGERLWAASERLTGVVYEGLAPVGGGHRPTGTDRR is encoded by the coding sequence ATGGCCGATCGGCGCGGCAGCGACATGGGGGACCAGCGGGGACGTACGGCGGTGGTCACCGGGGCCAACAGCGGCATCGGTCTGATCACCGCCCGTGAACTGGCCCGCGGGGGCGCACGGGTGGTGCTCGCCTGCCGCAGCCCGGAGCGCGGCCGGGAGGCCGCGGCACGGATCAGGGCCGCGCTGCCGGGCGCCGACGCGGAGTTCCGGCGGCTGGACCTGGCCGACCTCGCGTCGGTACGGGCGTTCGCCGACGGGCTCCCCGGTGAACGGCTCGATCTGCTCGTCGACAACGCCGGGGTGATGGCCCTGCCCCGCGGCCGTACCACCGACGGCTTCGAGACCCAGATGGGCGTCAACCACCTGGGGCACTTCGCGCTCACCGGGCTGCTGCTGCCCCGGCTGCTCGGTACCCCGGGCGCACGGGTGGTCACCGTCTCCAGCCTGCTGCACGGCCTGGCCCGGCCGGACCCGGCCGATCTCAACAGCGAGCGCCGCTACGGCCGCTGGACCGCCTACGGCCGCTCCAAGGCGGCGAACCTCCTCTTCACCCATGAGCTGGCCCGGCGGCTCGCCGCGGCGGGCTCCGGCCTCGTGGCGGCCTCCGCGCACCCCGGGTACGCCGACACCGGGCTCCAGACGACGGCCCCCCGGATGGAGGGGCGGCGGTTCGCGACGGGCCTGGCCCGGCTCGTCAACGCGGCGGTGGCGCAGTCCGCGTCGGCGGGAGCGCTGCCCGTCCTGCACGCGGCGACGGCACCGGGCGTCCGGCCCGACTCCTTCACCGGCCCCTCCCTGCTGGGCTGGCGCGGCACCCCCGCCCCCTCCTGGCGCGCGGCGTGGACCCTCGACGACGCGGCGGGCGAACGGCTGTGGGCGGCGTCCGAACGGTTGACGGGCGTGGTGTACGAGGGTCTCGCACCGGTCGGCGGCGGCCACCGGCCGACCGGGACCGACAGGCGCTGA
- the cutA gene encoding divalent-cation tolerance protein CutA, with protein sequence MGEHPRTDRRPAGPAPEPVRGGSAADEAATALTVLTTIDSAEGAEELARGAVGARFAACAQIGAPVTSVYHWRGEVRTDQEWQILFKTTRRRYAELEAYLSAAHPYATPEIIATEVVLGGAAYLEWIREETTEPSERAERAARAERAARPGTPGPRAGADGTGPR encoded by the coding sequence ATGGGGGAGCACCCGAGAACCGATCGGCGCCCGGCCGGACCCGCGCCGGAACCGGTCCGCGGCGGGTCCGCCGCCGACGAGGCGGCCACCGCGCTCACCGTCCTGACCACGATCGACAGCGCCGAGGGAGCCGAGGAGCTGGCCCGGGGCGCGGTCGGGGCGCGCTTCGCCGCCTGTGCCCAGATCGGCGCGCCCGTCACCTCCGTCTACCACTGGCGGGGCGAGGTGCGGACCGACCAGGAGTGGCAGATCCTCTTCAAGACCACCCGGCGGCGCTACGCCGAGCTGGAGGCGTATCTCAGCGCCGCGCACCCCTACGCCACGCCCGAGATCATCGCGACCGAGGTGGTCCTGGGCGGCGCCGCCTATCTGGAGTGGATCCGCGAGGAGACCACGGAGCCGTCGGAACGGGCGGAACGCGCCGCGCGGGCGGAACGGGCCGCGCGGCCCGGCACGCCGGGGCCCCGGGCCGGGGCGGACGGGACCGGACCCCGGTGA